Proteins from one Paraburkholderia sp. BL10I2N1 genomic window:
- the nusB gene encoding transcription antitermination factor NusB, whose protein sequence is MKSARRRSRELATQGLYQWLLSGAPAGEIDAQLRGAQGFDKADHEHLDALLHGVIRDSEALSADLTPCLDRPIDQLSPVERAVLLVAAFELKNHIDIPYRVVINEAVELAKTFGGADGYKYVNGVLDKLSVQLRAAETQAARKR, encoded by the coding sequence ATGAAGAGCGCTCGCAGACGTTCCCGCGAACTGGCCACGCAAGGTCTGTATCAGTGGCTGCTGTCGGGTGCGCCCGCCGGTGAAATCGACGCGCAACTGCGCGGCGCGCAGGGCTTCGACAAGGCCGATCACGAGCATCTGGACGCATTGCTGCACGGCGTGATTCGCGATTCCGAAGCGCTCTCGGCTGACCTGACGCCGTGCCTCGACCGCCCGATCGACCAGCTTTCGCCGGTCGAACGCGCGGTGCTGCTCGTTGCTGCGTTCGAGTTGAAGAATCACATCGACATTCCGTACCGCGTTGTGATCAACGAGGCCGTCGAACTCGCCAAGACTTTCGGCGGCGCAGATGGGTACAAATACGTGAACGGCGTGCTGGACAAGCTGTCGGTGCAACTGCGCGCGGCCGAAACGCAGGCGGCCCGCAAGCGCTGA
- the ribD gene encoding bifunctional diaminohydroxyphosphoribosylaminopyrimidine deaminase/5-amino-6-(5-phosphoribosylamino)uracil reductase RibD, which yields MFSQTDFVHMERALALAKRGMYTTDPNPRVGCVLVKNGEVIGEGFTQPAGQDHAEIRALKDARSRGHDSRGATAYVTLEPCSHFGRTPPCAHALIDAQVERVIAAMEDPNPQVSGRGLTMLRDADIEVRCGLLANEARELNIGFVSRMTRGRPWVRMKVAASLDGRTGLPSGESQWITGEAARADGHAWRARASAILTGIGTVKEDNPRMTVRAVDTPRQPKRVLIDSQLDVPLEAQILAGAPTLIFCGNLDERHAERAEALHDRGAEIVQLANASGKVDLPAMLKVLGERGVNELHVEAGYKLNGSLLREGCVDELLVYLAPSLLGMDSMSMFNLVAPASLSGRVQLQFHTVDRIGNDLRILARLVPHEPSH from the coding sequence ATGTTCTCGCAAACCGATTTCGTCCATATGGAACGCGCGCTCGCCCTTGCGAAGCGCGGCATGTACACGACCGACCCGAACCCGCGCGTCGGCTGCGTGCTGGTGAAGAACGGCGAGGTAATCGGCGAAGGCTTCACCCAGCCGGCCGGCCAGGACCATGCCGAAATACGCGCGCTGAAGGACGCGCGTTCGCGCGGACACGATTCGCGAGGCGCGACCGCTTACGTCACGCTCGAGCCATGCAGCCACTTCGGCCGCACGCCGCCGTGCGCGCACGCGTTGATCGACGCGCAGGTCGAGCGCGTGATCGCCGCGATGGAGGACCCGAATCCGCAGGTGTCCGGACGCGGTCTCACGATGCTGCGCGATGCCGACATCGAGGTCCGCTGCGGGCTGCTCGCCAATGAAGCGCGCGAGCTGAACATCGGCTTCGTGTCACGCATGACGCGCGGCCGCCCGTGGGTGCGGATGAAGGTCGCGGCATCGCTCGACGGGCGCACCGGCCTGCCCTCGGGCGAAAGCCAGTGGATCACCGGCGAGGCCGCACGCGCCGACGGCCATGCGTGGCGCGCCCGTGCGTCGGCGATTCTGACCGGCATCGGCACCGTCAAGGAAGACAATCCACGCATGACCGTGCGCGCCGTCGATACGCCACGCCAACCCAAACGCGTGCTGATCGACAGCCAGCTCGACGTGCCGCTGGAAGCCCAGATCCTCGCCGGCGCGCCGACGCTGATCTTCTGCGGCAATCTCGACGAGCGTCACGCCGAGCGCGCCGAGGCGCTGCACGACCGTGGCGCAGAAATCGTCCAGCTCGCGAATGCCAGCGGCAAGGTCGATTTGCCGGCCATGCTGAAAGTGCTCGGCGAGCGGGGCGTCAACGAATTGCACGTCGAAGCGGGCTACAAGCTGAACGGCTCGCTGCTGCGCGAGGGCTGCGTCGACGAACTGCTCGTCTACCTTGCACCGAGCCTGCTCGGCATGGACTCGATGAGCATGTTCAATCTCGTTGCTCCGGCCTCGCTCAGCGGCCGTGTGCAGCTGCAATTTCATACGGTCGACCGCATCGGCAACGACCTGCGAATTCTCGCGCGGCTCGTGCCGCATGAACCTTCGCACTGA
- a CDS encoding riboflavin synthase has translation MFTGIVAAVGRIESVTPLGNAGDAGVRLSIDAGSLDLEDVQLGDSITVQGACMTVIEKTARTFDVDVSRESLNCTAGLGQTGEVNLEKALRAHDRLGGHIVSGHVDGLGTVLHFAPVGESHELRVLAPREIGRYLAYKGSITVNGVSLTVNSVKDVDGGSEFSINLIPHTVQVTTLKNLEPGSQVNLEIDLIARYVERMMNAPK, from the coding sequence ATGTTTACAGGAATCGTCGCGGCGGTCGGCCGCATCGAATCAGTCACGCCGCTCGGCAATGCAGGCGATGCGGGCGTACGTCTGTCGATCGACGCCGGAAGCCTCGACCTCGAGGACGTCCAGCTCGGCGACAGCATCACCGTTCAGGGCGCGTGCATGACGGTCATCGAAAAGACCGCGCGTACGTTCGACGTCGACGTCTCGCGCGAGAGCCTGAACTGCACGGCAGGCCTCGGTCAAACCGGCGAAGTCAACCTGGAAAAGGCGCTGCGCGCACATGACCGGCTGGGTGGGCATATCGTCTCCGGTCACGTCGACGGTCTGGGCACGGTTTTGCATTTCGCGCCGGTCGGGGAATCGCATGAACTGCGCGTGCTGGCCCCGCGTGAGATCGGCCGCTATCTTGCCTACAAAGGTTCAATCACCGTCAACGGCGTGAGCCTGACCGTCAATTCGGTCAAGGACGTGGACGGCGGCAGTGAGTTTTCGATCAACCTGATTCCGCATACGGTTCAGGTCACGACGCTCAAGAACCTCGAGCCTGGCAGCCAGGTCAACCTGGAAATCGACCTGATCGCGCGCTACGTCGAACGGATGATGAACGCGCCGAAATAA
- the hemL gene encoding glutamate-1-semialdehyde 2,1-aminomutase, with amino-acid sequence MSSNSRNEALFERAQLTIPGGVNSPVRAFRSVGGTPRFIERAEGAYFWDADGKRYIDYIGSWGPMIVGHVHPEVLEAVQRVLVNGFSFGAPTQSEVEIAEEICKLVPSIEQVRMVSSGTEATMSALRLARGFTNRSRIVKFEGCYHGHADSLLVKAGSGLLTFGNPTSAGVPVDIAKHTTVLEYNNVAELEEAFKAFGDEIASVIVEPVAGNMNLVRATPEFLSALRRLCTQYGAVLIFDEVMCGFRVALGGAQQVYGITPDLTCLGKVIGGGMPAAAFGGRRDIMAHLAPLGGVYQAGTLSGNPIAVAAGLKTLQLIQAPGFYDRLSAQTARLVKGLAQAAREAKVPFAADSLGGMFGLYFTDAIPASFAQVTKSDVPRFNAFFHRMLDAGVYFAPSAYEAGFVSIAHDDAIVDETVAAARSAFAALAA; translated from the coding sequence ATGTCCAGCAATTCCAGGAACGAAGCTCTCTTCGAACGCGCCCAGCTCACCATCCCGGGCGGCGTCAATTCGCCCGTGCGCGCCTTCCGTTCGGTCGGCGGCACGCCGCGCTTCATCGAACGCGCAGAGGGCGCGTACTTCTGGGACGCCGACGGCAAGCGCTACATTGACTACATCGGCTCCTGGGGGCCGATGATCGTCGGCCACGTACATCCGGAAGTGCTCGAAGCGGTCCAGCGGGTGCTGGTGAACGGCTTCTCGTTCGGCGCGCCGACGCAGTCCGAAGTGGAAATCGCCGAAGAAATCTGCAAGCTGGTGCCGTCGATCGAACAGGTCCGCATGGTGTCGAGCGGCACGGAAGCGACAATGAGCGCTCTGCGCCTCGCCCGCGGCTTTACCAACCGCAGCCGCATCGTCAAGTTCGAAGGCTGCTATCACGGCCATGCGGACAGCCTGCTCGTGAAGGCCGGCTCGGGTCTCCTGACGTTCGGCAATCCGACTTCGGCGGGCGTGCCGGTCGATATCGCGAAACACACGACTGTTCTCGAATACAACAACGTCGCGGAACTCGAAGAAGCGTTCAAGGCGTTCGGCGACGAGATCGCTTCGGTGATCGTCGAGCCAGTTGCGGGCAACATGAACCTCGTGCGCGCAACGCCTGAATTCCTGTCCGCGCTGCGCCGCCTGTGTACCCAATACGGCGCCGTGCTGATTTTCGACGAAGTGATGTGCGGCTTCCGTGTCGCCCTCGGCGGCGCGCAGCAGGTGTACGGCATCACGCCGGATCTGACGTGCCTCGGCAAGGTGATTGGCGGCGGCATGCCGGCCGCCGCATTCGGCGGCCGCCGCGACATCATGGCTCACCTCGCGCCGCTTGGCGGCGTGTATCAGGCGGGCACGCTGTCGGGAAATCCGATCGCGGTCGCGGCAGGTCTGAAGACGCTGCAGCTGATCCAGGCGCCCGGCTTCTACGACCGGCTCAGCGCGCAGACGGCGCGCCTCGTGAAGGGCCTCGCCCAGGCGGCCCGTGAAGCGAAGGTGCCGTTCGCGGCGGATTCGCTTGGCGGCATGTTCGGCCTGTATTTCACCGATGCGATCCCCGCGAGCTTTGCGCAGGTCACGAAGAGCGACGTGCCTCGTTTCAACGCGTTCTTCCACCGGATGCTCGACGCAGGCGTGTACTTCGCGCCGTCGGCATACGAAGCGGGCTTTGTGTCGATCGCCCACGACGACGCGATCGTCGACGAAACCGTCGCCGCCGCGCGCAGTGCCTTTGCTGCGCTCGCTGCCTGA
- a CDS encoding pyridoxal phosphate-dependent aminotransferase produces MNTVTEPLVRLAARVDAIQPFYVMELAKEAAVLERQGRDIIHMGIGEPDFTAPEPVIEAATHALRRGVTQYTNALGLPALREAIAAHYQQVYGITVDPARIVVTAGASAALLLACAALVDRDDEVLMPDPSYPCNRHFVAAAEGKPVLVPSGPAERFQLTAADVERLWNERTRGVLLASPSNPTGTSIEPDELKRMVSAVRARGGFTIVDEIYQGLSYDAPPVSALSFGDDVITVNSFSKYFNMTGWRLGWLVVPPAMVSAFEKLAQNLFICASALAQHAALACFEPDTIAIYEGRRLEFKRRRDFIAPALESLGFSVPVMPDGAFYVYADCTHVAHPAAGNSAALTKAMLHDAGIVLVPGIDFGTHAPQTYIRLSYATAYAKLEEAVERLRTLFGR; encoded by the coding sequence ATGAATACCGTGACAGAACCTCTGGTACGGCTCGCCGCACGCGTCGACGCCATCCAGCCGTTTTACGTAATGGAACTGGCCAAGGAAGCCGCCGTGTTGGAGCGCCAGGGGCGCGACATTATCCACATGGGGATCGGCGAGCCCGATTTCACCGCTCCTGAGCCCGTCATCGAGGCGGCCACGCATGCTTTACGCCGGGGTGTCACGCAGTACACGAACGCCCTCGGCCTGCCGGCACTGCGCGAAGCGATTGCGGCGCACTATCAGCAGGTATACGGCATCACGGTCGACCCGGCGCGCATCGTCGTGACGGCTGGTGCTTCGGCGGCGTTACTGCTCGCCTGCGCGGCGCTCGTCGATCGCGACGACGAAGTGCTGATGCCCGATCCATCCTATCCCTGCAACCGGCACTTCGTCGCCGCTGCCGAAGGCAAGCCCGTGCTCGTGCCGAGCGGCCCGGCGGAACGCTTCCAGTTGACCGCTGCGGATGTCGAACGGCTGTGGAATGAACGCACACGCGGCGTGCTGCTGGCTTCGCCCTCGAACCCCACGGGCACCTCGATCGAACCAGACGAACTGAAGCGGATGGTGAGCGCCGTACGCGCGCGCGGTGGCTTTACGATCGTCGACGAGATCTATCAGGGTCTGAGTTATGACGCTCCGCCCGTGTCGGCGCTTTCGTTTGGCGACGACGTCATCACGGTCAACAGCTTCTCGAAGTACTTCAACATGACCGGCTGGCGGCTCGGCTGGCTGGTGGTGCCGCCGGCGATGGTCAGTGCGTTCGAGAAGCTCGCGCAGAACCTGTTCATCTGCGCGTCCGCGCTGGCGCAACACGCGGCTCTCGCCTGCTTCGAACCGGACACGATCGCGATCTACGAGGGGCGCCGTCTCGAGTTCAAACGTCGCCGCGACTTCATCGCGCCGGCCCTTGAGTCACTGGGCTTCTCGGTGCCGGTAATGCCCGATGGCGCGTTCTACGTCTACGCGGACTGTACCCACGTCGCGCATCCTGCAGCCGGTAACAGTGCAGCGCTGACGAAGGCGATGCTGCACGATGCCGGCATCGTGCTCGTGCCGGGGATAGACTTCGGCACGCACGCGCCGCAGACCTATATCCGCCTGTCCTATGCGACGGCTTACGCGAAGCTCGAAGAAGCAGTCGAGCGATTGCGGACGCTGTTCGGCCGCTGA
- the ribH gene encoding 6,7-dimethyl-8-ribityllumazine synthase, producing MEIGQYQPNLDGDGLRIGIVQSRFNEPVCNGLADACIEELERLGVTGEDVLLVTVPGALEIPLALQKLAESGQFDALIALGAVIRGETYHFELVSNESGAGITRITLDFGVPIANAVLTTETDEQAVARMTEKGRDAARVAVEMANLAVALEQLDGDDDDEDEDEEDEEERA from the coding sequence ATGGAAATCGGACAATACCAACCGAATCTCGACGGTGACGGCCTACGCATCGGCATCGTCCAGTCGCGCTTTAACGAACCCGTCTGCAACGGCCTCGCCGACGCCTGCATCGAAGAACTCGAACGCCTCGGCGTGACCGGCGAAGATGTCCTGCTCGTCACTGTGCCGGGCGCACTGGAAATCCCGCTTGCGCTGCAAAAGCTCGCCGAAAGCGGCCAGTTCGACGCGCTGATCGCGCTCGGCGCGGTGATCCGCGGCGAAACGTACCACTTCGAGCTCGTGTCGAACGAGAGCGGTGCGGGTATTACGCGCATCACGCTCGACTTCGGTGTGCCGATCGCGAACGCCGTGCTAACCACGGAAACCGACGAACAGGCCGTCGCGCGCATGACCGAAAAGGGTCGCGACGCAGCCCGTGTGGCGGTCGAGATGGCGAATCTCGCGGTCGCGCTGGAACAGCTCGACGGCGATGACGACGACGAAGATGAAGACGAGGAAGACGAAGAGGAACGGGCATGA
- a CDS encoding transglycosylase SLT domain-containing protein has product MSAWLSWRPDERLAQVMRGALRRGTRMSHHLFSIVGGFAVVLSVALWLMPTWRGTLAAKLMPVISAAVRAGPARLLQGNPLPSFGPPPRSDDSLSSNQPVSVDTGKSGSTANTSYDDAFDGSGTAGLGAVALNGLDPRTLPSVGSLARMIPTQRVSADARDDRVLISTREQDLVASFLSRRYRVAQEPVGELVKAAFDTGREVGLDPLLLLAVMAIESGFNPYAESGVGAQGLMQVMSKVHSDKFEYFGGQSAALEPLTNIKVGALVLKDCIARGGSLPGGLRLYVGSTSQDDGGYGAKVMAERGRLRDVARGRKVPINAPQAPTTTASTTPATGATNQVKRVQVTLDGAHPLSASKTVAAHDKSPQQDDASSNGQKHAAEPELGA; this is encoded by the coding sequence ATGAGCGCCTGGTTATCGTGGCGTCCCGATGAGCGACTCGCGCAGGTTATGCGCGGTGCATTACGTCGCGGGACGCGTATGAGTCATCACCTGTTCAGCATCGTTGGCGGGTTCGCTGTCGTACTGTCAGTCGCACTTTGGCTGATGCCGACATGGCGCGGCACCCTCGCCGCAAAGCTGATGCCGGTCATTTCTGCCGCTGTGCGGGCAGGTCCCGCGCGTCTGCTGCAAGGCAACCCGCTGCCGTCCTTTGGACCGCCCCCCAGGTCCGATGATTCCCTGTCTTCGAATCAGCCCGTGAGCGTCGATACCGGCAAGAGCGGTTCGACCGCCAACACCAGCTATGATGACGCCTTCGATGGCAGCGGCACCGCCGGGCTCGGCGCAGTGGCGTTGAACGGCCTCGATCCGCGCACCTTGCCAAGCGTCGGCTCGCTCGCGCGCATGATTCCCACCCAGCGTGTTTCTGCCGATGCCCGCGACGATCGCGTCCTGATCTCGACGCGCGAGCAGGATCTCGTCGCTTCCTTTCTTTCCCGCCGCTATCGCGTCGCGCAGGAGCCGGTCGGCGAGCTCGTGAAAGCGGCGTTCGATACCGGTCGCGAAGTGGGGCTCGACCCGCTGCTGCTCCTCGCGGTGATGGCGATCGAATCGGGTTTCAATCCTTACGCTGAGAGCGGGGTCGGCGCGCAAGGCCTGATGCAGGTCATGTCGAAAGTGCATTCCGACAAGTTCGAATACTTTGGTGGCCAGAGCGCCGCCCTCGAGCCGCTCACCAACATCAAGGTCGGCGCGCTCGTGCTGAAGGACTGCATCGCGCGCGGCGGCTCGCTGCCGGGCGGTTTGCGTCTGTACGTCGGTTCGACGTCGCAGGACGACGGCGGTTACGGCGCGAAGGTCATGGCCGAACGTGGCCGTCTGCGTGACGTGGCGCGCGGCCGCAAGGTACCCATCAACGCGCCGCAGGCTCCGACGACGACCGCATCGACGACGCCGGCAACGGGTGCGACGAATCAGGTGAAGCGCGTGCAGGTGACGCTCGACGGCGCGCATCCGCTGAGCGCCTCGAAGACTGTCGCGGCGCACGACAAGTCGCCACAGCAGGACGACGCCAGTTCGAACGGGCAAAAGCATGCGGCGGAACCCGAACTGGGCGCGTAA
- the ribBA gene encoding bifunctional 3,4-dihydroxy-2-butanone-4-phosphate synthase/GTP cyclohydrolase II, with product MTLASTLEIIAELKAGRMVILVDEEDRENEGDLVIAAEFVTPEAINFMARYGRGLICLTLTQERCKHLNLPLMTYRNGTQYGTAFTVSIEAAEGVTTGISAADRARTIATAVAHDARAEHIVQPGHVFPIMAQPGGVLVRAGHTEAGCDLTALAGLTPAAVICEVIKDDGTMARLPDLIEFAQEHGLKVGTIADLIHYRSRTESIVERICERTMQTAHGPFRAVMYLDQPSGSPHIALVRGTPTPERDTPVRVHEPLSVLDLLEVGASTHSWTLDAAMKEIAERDLGVVVLLNCGDTKDHLIDVFKAFDEKERAEALKRRPVDFKTYGIGAQILRELGVGKMQVLSNPRKLGTMSGYGLEVTGFVPMPGSKSANCPPGSAQAQG from the coding sequence ATGACGCTCGCCTCCACACTTGAGATCATCGCCGAACTGAAAGCCGGCCGGATGGTGATACTCGTCGACGAAGAAGACCGCGAAAACGAGGGCGACCTGGTGATCGCCGCCGAATTCGTCACACCGGAAGCGATCAATTTCATGGCCCGCTACGGCCGTGGCCTGATCTGTCTGACGCTTACGCAGGAGCGCTGCAAGCACCTCAACCTGCCGCTCATGACGTACCGCAACGGCACGCAGTACGGCACGGCATTCACCGTCAGCATCGAGGCGGCCGAGGGCGTGACAACCGGCATTTCCGCAGCGGATCGCGCCCGCACCATCGCCACCGCCGTTGCGCACGACGCACGCGCGGAGCATATCGTCCAGCCGGGCCACGTCTTCCCGATCATGGCCCAACCCGGCGGCGTGCTGGTGCGCGCCGGCCACACGGAGGCCGGCTGCGATCTCACAGCGCTCGCGGGTCTCACGCCGGCCGCGGTGATCTGCGAAGTCATCAAGGACGACGGCACGATGGCACGCCTGCCCGACCTGATCGAATTCGCGCAGGAACACGGCCTGAAGGTAGGCACGATCGCCGACCTGATCCACTACCGCAGCCGCACCGAATCGATCGTCGAGCGCATTTGCGAACGCACTATGCAGACCGCTCACGGCCCGTTCCGCGCGGTCATGTACCTCGACCAGCCAAGCGGCTCGCCGCATATTGCGCTGGTCCGCGGGACCCCCACGCCGGAGCGCGATACGCCTGTGCGCGTGCACGAACCGCTTTCGGTGCTGGACCTGCTGGAAGTCGGCGCCTCGACCCACTCGTGGACGCTGGACGCCGCGATGAAAGAAATCGCCGAGCGCGATCTCGGCGTAGTCGTACTGCTGAATTGCGGCGACACGAAAGACCACCTGATCGACGTGTTCAAGGCCTTCGACGAGAAAGAACGCGCCGAAGCGCTGAAACGTCGTCCGGTCGATTTCAAGACCTACGGCATCGGCGCGCAGATCCTGCGCGAACTGGGTGTCGGCAAGATGCAGGTTCTGTCGAACCCTCGCAAGCTGGGCACCATGTCGGGCTACGGGCTCGAGGTTACGGGCTTCGTGCCAATGCCCGGCAGCAAGTCGGCGAACTGCCCGCCTGGCTCCGCGCAAGCGCAGGGCTGA